A genomic window from Fibrobacter sp. includes:
- a CDS encoding PAS domain-containing protein, which produces MASELPPALPSRQVIDFQNLNKNQTVALNGSWEFYRGRLLTPSDFSDSEPPAPDSLVNLPGSWWGLTINETRLPMDGCATYRMTLVGLKQFSGLGLKLTDIAGAYRVWADTLLLSSSGSMGPDGGSVLGEEIIRLPETAGDSVTLLLQVSNYSPFPGGVLGEIVLGNYDRLKKRSVLYSAFLYMTIAILFVLGLYHIQIFLFRHKETPSLYLGAYCITASINTLAGLCGSFWCLNFESRLIHILVGRIDSISLIISVPLWIAYLHRILPDAGGKKSLEKWTWFIAVIFTFSAIIPFRAGWAISYRVHYLVLAALAMYTMYYTLKAVMRKLPNARLAASGSWLICIAGIHEILKALGVSTPMPYMLWPSLTVMLLFQSYIVLHRFAGAYSKVEQLSEELIHKNKALSAMNKLEKQLTERMEAEAELKLWHNCLSEMLHSIDYPVCAIKADKIIAFCNQAFAKLADRPVDELIGMNASNILSDKWNNSGQHDTDEKKCDAQDEETIDGKNTAERDAFQILRPDGSYRLVWAQSTVLGEKKEQIRILSLRTQHLDLTEKPLPSLALIQELSRNRNRLNVLRETFANITPALTCKSGHSLDLQLKEIDILLEEMESLFTGNSFTENRNALAAQVMRLSLACWTETLGKDRLALAQESGLWKIHINQDGFERAQTLDRYLDASRFPKFPRISNIIYTAEFVLERCTHPSHIRTLLQQSLLRLRLFVKK; this is translated from the coding sequence ATGGCGTCCGAATTACCGCCGGCTTTACCATCTCGACAAGTTATTGATTTTCAAAACCTTAACAAAAACCAAACGGTTGCATTAAACGGCAGTTGGGAATTTTACCGGGGACGATTACTCACCCCTTCAGACTTTTCCGATTCTGAGCCTCCTGCTCCAGACTCTTTAGTAAACCTGCCCGGTTCCTGGTGGGGTTTGACAATCAATGAAACCAGGCTGCCCATGGATGGCTGTGCTACTTACAGAATGACACTTGTCGGTTTGAAACAGTTCTCGGGACTGGGTTTGAAGCTCACCGACATAGCAGGCGCTTACAGAGTGTGGGCCGATACGCTGCTTTTGTCTTCATCCGGAAGCATGGGGCCTGATGGCGGCAGCGTACTCGGAGAGGAAATAATAAGACTGCCGGAAACTGCCGGAGACAGTGTCACTCTGCTTTTGCAGGTATCAAACTATTCTCCCTTTCCTGGTGGAGTTCTGGGAGAAATTGTGCTTGGAAATTACGACCGCTTAAAAAAAAGATCTGTTCTCTATTCCGCCTTTTTGTATATGACTATTGCAATTCTGTTTGTGCTTGGACTTTATCATATTCAGATATTTTTATTCAGGCACAAAGAGACACCCTCGCTCTATCTCGGTGCATATTGCATCACAGCCTCGATCAATACCCTTGCCGGACTGTGCGGCAGTTTCTGGTGCCTGAACTTCGAAAGCAGGCTTATACATATACTGGTCGGCAGGATCGATTCGATTTCACTGATAATATCGGTGCCATTATGGATTGCCTATTTACATCGCATATTGCCGGATGCAGGCGGGAAAAAATCACTCGAGAAATGGACATGGTTTATAGCTGTCATCTTCACTTTTTCGGCGATAATACCTTTCAGGGCAGGATGGGCAATAAGTTACAGGGTTCATTACCTGGTTCTTGCAGCGCTTGCCATGTATACAATGTATTACACTCTCAAGGCTGTAATGAGAAAACTGCCTAACGCCCGACTTGCAGCTTCAGGTTCCTGGCTGATATGTATTGCAGGAATACATGAAATTTTAAAAGCCCTGGGCGTTTCCACCCCGATGCCGTACATGCTCTGGCCCAGCCTGACGGTCATGCTTTTGTTTCAGTCTTATATTGTTTTGCACCGGTTTGCAGGTGCATATAGCAAGGTTGAACAACTCTCTGAAGAGTTGATACATAAAAACAAAGCGCTCTCTGCTATGAATAAATTAGAAAAACAGCTTACAGAACGAATGGAGGCTGAAGCTGAACTTAAGTTATGGCATAACTGCCTTTCTGAAATGCTCCATTCTATTGATTATCCCGTTTGTGCAATTAAAGCAGATAAAATAATTGCATTCTGTAATCAGGCTTTCGCAAAACTCGCAGATCGCCCGGTAGATGAATTAATCGGCATGAACGCGTCTAACATACTTTCGGATAAATGGAATAATTCCGGGCAGCATGACACGGATGAGAAAAAATGCGATGCTCAGGATGAGGAAACAATTGATGGAAAGAACACGGCCGAAAGAGATGCTTTTCAAATTCTGAGACCGGATGGATCGTACAGGCTCGTCTGGGCACAATCAACGGTTCTGGGAGAAAAAAAGGAGCAGATAAGGATATTATCCCTGCGAACGCAGCATTTGGATTTAACGGAAAAACCACTGCCTTCACTGGCTCTGATCCAGGAATTATCCCGTAATCGAAACCGGCTCAATGTGCTTCGCGAGACTTTTGCAAATATAACTCCTGCACTGACTTGCAAAAGCGGGCATTCCCTCGATTTGCAACTGAAAGAAATCGATATACTGCTTGAAGAGATGGAGTCTTTATTTACCGGAAACAGTTTCACGGAAAACCGCAATGCACTTGCAGCACAGGTAATGCGGCTGTCTCTGGCATGCTGGACTGAGACCCTTGGCAAAGATCGTCTGGCGCTTGCCCAGGAGTCAGGGTTGTGGAAAATCCATATCAATCAGGATGGATTCGAACGCGCCCAGACTCTGGACCGCTATCTTGATGCATCCAGGTTTCCAAAATTTCCCCGTATAAGCAACATTATTTATACAGCAGAATTTGTACTGGAGCGTTGCACACATCCCTCTCATATCAGAACCCTGCTTCAGCAAAGCCTTTTACGTCTCAGACTCTTCGTAAAGAAATAG
- the rmuC gene encoding DNA recombination protein RmuC, whose product MNTALLVTIAALQVVTTVILIIVVLRKATVDPGPIKHFFESIEKAFERVEAAVKAEISNFRGDLSRDLKQSREELSGAVNSFGQALTQQHGTFRQEIFNQLSKMSQSQNEQLLSFEGKLIQLRESNDNKINELKLSVEGKLKEIQSGNETKLEEMRKTVDEKLQGTLERRLGESFKLVSERLEQVSKGLGEMQSLANGVGDLKKVLTNVKTRGTWGEVQLEMMLEQVLAPEQYEKNVSTTGTGERVEFAIKLPGRNGDRSEFVWLPVDAKFPAEDYQRIIDARERADKEGAEAAVRSLASEVERCAKAISTKYIAPPFTTDFGILYLPVEGLFAEVISNAGLVEKVKNTYHVMIAGPTTLWAILNSLLMGFRTLAIQERTSEVWKLLGAVKTEWSKYDKTLELVQKKLSEASSSIDKVHVRTRAIDRHLRKVEELPSPDAKSILTEIRDDVSEEPAEETEQV is encoded by the coding sequence CTGCTCTTCAGGTAGTGACAACTGTAATACTTATTATAGTTGTTTTGCGGAAAGCTACCGTGGATCCCGGGCCAATAAAGCACTTCTTTGAATCGATCGAAAAGGCTTTTGAACGGGTGGAGGCCGCGGTAAAGGCGGAGATCTCAAATTTCAGAGGAGATTTGTCGCGGGATCTTAAACAATCCAGAGAGGAACTCTCCGGTGCTGTCAATTCTTTCGGTCAGGCACTCACGCAGCAGCATGGCACTTTCAGGCAGGAAATCTTTAATCAGTTGTCAAAAATGTCCCAGTCGCAGAATGAGCAGTTATTGAGCTTTGAGGGAAAACTTATCCAGCTCAGGGAATCAAACGACAACAAGATAAACGAACTGAAACTGTCTGTCGAGGGAAAACTTAAAGAGATACAGTCGGGTAATGAGACAAAGCTTGAGGAGATGAGAAAGACAGTTGATGAAAAGCTGCAGGGGACTCTTGAGAGACGTCTTGGAGAGTCTTTCAAACTGGTCAGCGAGCGTCTGGAGCAGGTGTCAAAAGGTCTGGGGGAGATGCAGTCTCTTGCAAACGGAGTAGGGGATCTCAAGAAAGTTTTGACAAATGTAAAAACCCGCGGTACATGGGGCGAGGTGCAGCTTGAGATGATGCTCGAGCAGGTGCTTGCGCCTGAACAGTATGAGAAAAACGTATCCACAACCGGTACCGGAGAGCGGGTGGAATTCGCGATAAAACTTCCAGGACGTAATGGTGACAGGAGCGAATTCGTATGGCTTCCTGTCGATGCAAAGTTTCCGGCGGAGGATTACCAGAGAATAATCGACGCGCGGGAGAGGGCGGATAAAGAGGGTGCCGAAGCTGCGGTGCGCAGCCTGGCATCGGAGGTGGAACGGTGCGCAAAGGCAATCAGTACCAAATATATCGCTCCGCCTTTCACAACCGATTTCGGAATTCTCTACCTTCCGGTCGAGGGATTATTCGCGGAAGTGATAAGCAACGCCGGTCTGGTGGAAAAAGTAAAGAACACATATCACGTGATGATCGCCGGGCCTACGACTCTGTGGGCAATCCTTAACAGCCTTCTGATGGGTTTCCGTACGCTTGCAATACAGGAGAGAACAAGTGAGGTCTGGAAACTGCTTGGCGCGGTTAAGACCGAGTGGTCAAAGTATGACAAGACTTTGGAACTGGTCCAGAAAAAGCTCAGTGAGGCGTCAAGCTCTATTGACAAAGTACATGTGCGCACACGTGCGATAGACAGACATTTAAGGAAGGTGGAGGAACTGCCGTCTCCGGATGCGAAGTCGATATTGACGGAAATCAGGGACGATGTCTCGGAGGAACCGGCTGAGGAGACTGAGCAGGTGTAG
- a CDS encoding T9SS type A sorting domain-containing protein: MQPRICAMVLLLCAFLHFRGNAEKMLIHKHDGTVDTVDIQNGARVVFSKTGGGAVSVTGKELYPSIKTASVRFIQSRRLFEVDVVSAGQIQVQAYNLTGRLIFSARQTVSAPGRYNIPLSDVSIAKGTYLVRVDASGKIFNKMIYLIH, translated from the coding sequence ATGCAACCGAGAATCTGCGCGATGGTTCTTCTGTTATGCGCTTTTTTGCATTTTCGGGGTAATGCCGAAAAGATGCTTATCCATAAACACGATGGCACTGTGGATACTGTTGATATACAGAATGGCGCCAGAGTGGTATTCAGCAAAACCGGTGGAGGCGCCGTCTCTGTTACCGGCAAAGAACTCTATCCTTCAATCAAAACTGCATCTGTGAGATTCATACAGAGCAGGCGCTTATTTGAAGTGGACGTTGTCTCTGCGGGACAGATCCAGGTTCAGGCCTATAACCTGACCGGGCGGTTGATATTTTCAGCCAGACAGACTGTTTCAGCCCCCGGGAGGTACAATATTCCGCTGTCAGACGTCTCGATTGCAAAGGGGACTTACCTGGTACGGGTGGATGCCAGTGGCAAAATATTCAACAAAATGATTTATTTGATCCATTGA